Within the Candidatus Krumholzibacteriia bacterium genome, the region CGATATACTCCTGCACTTCCACGCAGGTGTCCACACTGGGCGTGACCAGAGAACCTGGAATCACACAGGGATTGCTGACTCCCACCCACTCGATACTCAAATCTCCGTTGACCGCAACGGCAAAGTCATAGTCGGGAATCCTGGCAACATCGTAGACCGTGCCACCAACATCAATTGAGAAAGTGGCCAGTGAAACCGGTTTGTCACTTCAGGAGCAACATTTTTCTGCTCAGTTCCCGATCTCCCAATCGAAGCCGGGAGAAATAGATTCCCGAACTGACGGCTCTTCCGCGGAAATCGCGCCCGTCCCAGCGATAGCGATACTCGCCCTGGGGCAGTAACTCCTGGACCAGAGACCGGACAAGAAGGCCGCTGGCATCCAGAATCTCCAGACTCGCAATGCTCTCCTTCGACAGATGGAAGACGATTTCGGTGGATGGGTTGAAGGGATTCGGCCAGTTCTGCTCCAGGCGGAAGCCGGGAAGTGAATTGGCCACGTCTGTTGCGCTGTCGAAGAACATCCAGATCGGGTTTGTATAGGCACGATGCCCGGCTTCTCCATCTTCCGTCAGGAGTTCAGCACGCAGATAGTGCCATCCCTCGAAACTGAAGCCGTTGAGATCCAGAGAAGAGGATCCCGCATAGGCTTCTCCCGCTGAGGGATATAGCTGAAGGATCTCCTGCAGACCGCCGCTGTCGCCTGCATAAACAGTCACCCGATCCACCTCTCCAAACTCGGGGAGGCTGCTCCAGCGGATTTTCAGGGGAAGGGGAAGACCATTGTTCACGCTTCCCGAGTCACCGATCATGAGGTCGCCCTCTTCGTACCAGTCTCCATCGTCATCCCGATCCAGTCCGATTTCGAGAAAGGGGCCATCCGTGGATACCGTGCGCCCGGCCCGGTAGGCCTCCATGATTTCCTCCACCGGGGGAAGATTGCCGGGGCCCCAGCTGCCGGGGCAATAGGCAACGGTCTGCACTTTTCCAATGGCAGAGTCCGTGGCGTAGTTGTCGATTCCAATGTGGGTGGAGTAGTTGAAATCTCCGTGGGCATCGCTGCCGCCCGCAAAAAAGACCTTCCTTGGCGGATCCTGGGAGAGATGGCTCTGCAGAAGGGTGTCCCAAAGATCCAGACCCTGATTCAGTTCATTGGGGTAGGGATTGTCGGCAGCATTGCCCGCATTGAAATCTCCCCAGGGATTGTACTGGTCGTAGGACTCGTAGAGGTTCCGGGTATTGAAGGCCTGAATTCCCCGGAAGCCCTCATAGCCGAGAGCCGTTCCAAGGTTGACAAGCCCCCATTCGGTTCCATTTACGCCCCAGTCCGTGCCCCCCCACTCGGCAGAGAGAGAGCTCTTCGGGTGAGCTGCATAGGCGAAGCCCCCCGGGTCAAGAGCTGCAAGTCCGTCGGGCAGGTTGGGATAGACGGGCCTTTCGCCGAAGGCCCCACTGTTGGGTGAATGAATGTAGGAGGGATTGTAGAACAGGGTATGCATGGTCTTGTCCCAAGAGGACTCGTCGACGGAGGCAAGATTGATTTCCACTCCTCGGTAGAGCCGAAACCCGGGATCCATTTCCTGGTCAATATCAAACTGGATAGACTCCCAGCTTCCTCCCAGCGAACTGACATCCCGATAGTGTTCGTGGATCCCGTTCTCATCCTGGATGGTGTACTCCCACTCATCCGTTCCGTAGGAAAAACTGCCGTCACCAGTTTCATCCAGATCACAGGAATGGTCGGTCACACAGAGCCAGTGCACTCCGGCCGCCTTTGCGGCCCGCTTCACTGCGGGAATCGGGGCTCCGTATTCGGCGATGTTGTTCGTGTACATCGTGTGGTAGTGAACATCTCCACCGAACCAGTTGGCGGGCCAGGGGAAAGGTCCACTGCCTACTTCAATGCGAAGATGGCGAGTCTCCGAGTAGTTGAACCAGTCGTCCTTGTAATAGATCTCCACGCGCAGGGGAATGCGGTCTCCTGTGCCATAGCCGAGATTGGCTGGTGTCAGGAGAGTACCGTTGGGGAGCCAGTCATGGTTTTCCGTAACCGTGGTGATCCAGGTCCAGTAGTTGTCTTCGGAAGCGTTGTTGCCGATTCTCTCATCATTGAAGTCGTGGAACCAGATCCTCGCGCCCGTGGAAGTATCGATGCATTCAATCCAGTGAAGCTCCCGGATGTCGTCCATGTCGCAATCCTTGAGAATCACGGTCAGGGGAATGGGCGTGTCCTCGTCGATGACCCTCCAGGGAGCATCCATCATAAAGTCCTTGAACCAGGTGTTGTCGTAGCGCTCCCCATCGTCCCAGGGCCAGGGACTGTGAATGGGAGCGTGAGCGCTGACGGTCAGAGAGACAAGAACCAGAAAGGAACAGGCGAGATGTATCGAAATCCGTTTCATTGCTTTCTCCCTTTTTGAGGTTTCGAGTATATCCGATCTCCCTTCGGTATTCCAGAAATGCCGATACCAAATGTGGGCGAAAAACAGAGATAGACCCTTGCCAAGTGATCATTTGATAGTATCTTGCGCCTTCAGTTCCAATCCGCCCCTCCGGCGGCAATCCACGACATTCAGGAGACAGGGATGAGTTTCGACCTGGGAATGGTCCGCAACATCGGGATCAGTGCACATATCGACTCGGGAAAGACCACGTTAACCGAGCGTATCTTGTTTTATTCCAACAGGATCCATGCGATCCACGAGGTCCGGGGCAAGGACGGCGTGGGCGCCACCATGGACTCCATGGAACTGGAGCGGGAGCGAGGCATCACGATTGCCAGCGCCGCCACCCATGTCGATTGGGAAGGGCACCACATCAACATCATCGACACGCCCGGACATGTGGACTTCACCATTGAGGTGGAACGCAGTCTGAGGGTTCTTGACGGAGCCGTCCTGATTCTCTGCTCCGTGGCCGGCGTGCAAAGCCAGTCGATCACCGTGGATCGGCAGATGAAGCGTTACAAGGTTCCCCGCATCGCCTTCGTCAACAAATGCGATCGCTCGGGCGCCAATCCCTTCCGTGTCACCGAGCAGCTCTCTGAAAAGCTCGGTCACAATGCCGTTATGATCCAGATTCCCATTGGACTGGAAGCAGATCACGATGGCATCGTGGATCTGGTCACCATGAAGGCCGTCTACTTCGATGGCGAAAACGGGGAAGTTCTTCGCGAGGAAGAAATCCCTGCGAACCTGCTTCCCGAAGCGGAAACCCGCAGAGAGATGCTGCTTGATGCAGCTTCCATGTTCAGTGAAGAGATGATGGAAGCGATGCTCGAAGGCAGTCCCAGTGAAGAGATGATTCACGAGGCAATCCGTAAGGGGACTCTCGATCAGGAACTCACTCCTGTTCTTCTCGGCTCGGCCTACAAGAACAAGGGAGTTCAAAAGCTGATGAACGCTGTCCTGCGCTACCTTCCCAACCCCACGGAAGTCGTGAACGAGGCGATTCACCTTGAAAAAGGGAAAGAGGGAGACAGCTTCCGGGTCAGCAACGATCCGGGCGATCCCCTGCTGTCCCTGGCTTTCAAACTGGAAGACGGGCAATACGGTCAGTTGACCTACATCCGCATCTATCAGGGTTCCCTGATCAAGGGTGACACGGTAATCAACAGCCGAAGCGGACAGAAGGTCAAGATCGGCCGCCTCGTCCGTATGCACGCAGACAAGATGGAAGACATCGATAAGGCCGAAGCGGGAGACATTATCGCTCTCTTCGGCGTGGACTGTGCCTCCGGCGACAGCTTCTGCGCTCCGGGTCTCGAAGCCAGTATGGCTTCGATGTTTGTTCCCGAGCCGGTAATCAGTCTCTCGGTAAAACCCGAAGACAAGAAGTCCCAGGACAATATGTCCAAGGCCCTTCAGCGCTTCACCAAGGAAGACCCCACCTTCCGCGTGGGCACAAACGAAGAGACCGGTGACACGATCATTCAAGGCATGGGCGAGCTTCACCTGGAAGTCTATATCGAACGCATGAAGCGCGAATACAAGGCCACGGTAGAAGTCAGCCCGCCGCAGGTTGCCTACCGGGAAACTATCAGCCGCTCGATCGACTTCGACTATACGCACAAGAAGCAGACCGGTGGCTCCGGCCAGTACGGTAAGGTGGTGGGCCGGATTGAGCCCAGCGAAGACACTGACTTCGAGTTCGTCAATGATGTAACCGGAGGCAACATTCCCACCGAGTACATCTCGGCCGTGGAAAAGGGCTTCAAGAGCGCTTTGGAAAAGGGAATGACCATTGGTGCTCCCGTCACGGGAATCCGGGTCATTCTGCAGGACGGAAACTCGCATGCGGTGGATTCTTCGGACATGGCCTTCATGACGGCCGCCCGCAATGCCTTCCGCGAGTATTACCAGAAGGGAAAGCCCCGGGTTCTGGAGCCGCTGATGCTCGTTTCTGTCGAGACGCCCCGGGAGTTCCAGGGCGATGCGATGGGTACTCTCATGCAACGGCGAGCGATTGTTCTCGGAACCACGGAAGACGAGGGCTTCATTCGTATGGATGCAGAGGTTCCTCTTGCCGAGATGTTCGGTTATGCTACGGTTCTTCGCTCAGTGACGCAGGGCAAGGCCAGTTTCACCATGGAATTCAAGCGCTATTCGCCGGCCCCGGCTCAGGTGGCTGAAGATCTCCACAAGGAGTATCTTGAGAAGCGCAAGGAAGGGAAATAGGGGGTTCTGCGATGGTATTACGCAGTGAATTGAACAAGAGAAGTCCCCTGAGGGTCTTTGAACGCTCGATCCACGGAGGGCTGGGCAAGGGAAACATCGGAGTGGTGACCAGCCGCAAGGGAGTCGGTAAGACCGCCATGCTGATTGGTATCGCGCTGGATGCAGCCCTTGGGGAGCGCAAGGTTCTCCATGTCACGATTGGTGACGGCTTTGCACACCTCATCGACTTCTATGATGAGATCTTCGCCGAACTCTGCCGTTCGAAGAAACTGGAAGATGCCGCAGACTCGCGCCTGACCATGGAGCGTCATCGCCACCTCCTCAGCTATC harbors:
- the fusA gene encoding elongation factor G, with the translated sequence MSFDLGMVRNIGISAHIDSGKTTLTERILFYSNRIHAIHEVRGKDGVGATMDSMELERERGITIASAATHVDWEGHHINIIDTPGHVDFTIEVERSLRVLDGAVLILCSVAGVQSQSITVDRQMKRYKVPRIAFVNKCDRSGANPFRVTEQLSEKLGHNAVMIQIPIGLEADHDGIVDLVTMKAVYFDGENGEVLREEEIPANLLPEAETRREMLLDAASMFSEEMMEAMLEGSPSEEMIHEAIRKGTLDQELTPVLLGSAYKNKGVQKLMNAVLRYLPNPTEVVNEAIHLEKGKEGDSFRVSNDPGDPLLSLAFKLEDGQYGQLTYIRIYQGSLIKGDTVINSRSGQKVKIGRLVRMHADKMEDIDKAEAGDIIALFGVDCASGDSFCAPGLEASMASMFVPEPVISLSVKPEDKKSQDNMSKALQRFTKEDPTFRVGTNEETGDTIIQGMGELHLEVYIERMKREYKATVEVSPPQVAYRETISRSIDFDYTHKKQTGGSGQYGKVVGRIEPSEDTDFEFVNDVTGGNIPTEYISAVEKGFKSALEKGMTIGAPVTGIRVILQDGNSHAVDSSDMAFMTAARNAFREYYQKGKPRVLEPLMLVSVETPREFQGDAMGTLMQRRAIVLGTTEDEGFIRMDAEVPLAEMFGYATVLRSVTQGKASFTMEFKRYSPAPAQVAEDLHKEYLEKRKEGK
- a CDS encoding FlgD immunoglobulin-like domain containing protein, which encodes MKRISIHLACSFLVLVSLTVSAHAPIHSPWPWDDGERYDNTWFKDFMMDAPWRVIDEDTPIPLTVILKDCDMDDIRELHWIECIDTSTGARIWFHDFNDERIGNNASEDNYWTWITTVTENHDWLPNGTLLTPANLGYGTGDRIPLRVEIYYKDDWFNYSETRHLRIEVGSGPFPWPANWFGGDVHYHTMYTNNIAEYGAPIPAVKRAAKAAGVHWLCVTDHSCDLDETGDGSFSYGTDEWEYTIQDENGIHEHYRDVSSLGGSWESIQFDIDQEMDPGFRLYRGVEINLASVDESSWDKTMHTLFYNPSYIHSPNSGAFGERPVYPNLPDGLAALDPGGFAYAAHPKSSLSAEWGGTDWGVNGTEWGLVNLGTALGYEGFRGIQAFNTRNLYESYDQYNPWGDFNAGNAADNPYPNELNQGLDLWDTLLQSHLSQDPPRKVFFAGGSDAHGDFNYSTHIGIDNYATDSAIGKVQTVAYCPGSWGPGNLPPVEEIMEAYRAGRTVSTDGPFLEIGLDRDDDGDWYEEGDLMIGDSGSVNNGLPLPLKIRWSSLPEFGEVDRVTVYAGDSGGLQEILQLYPSAGEAYAGSSSLDLNGFSFEGWHYLRAELLTEDGEAGHRAYTNPIWMFFDSATDVANSLPGFRLEQNWPNPFNPSTEIVFHLSKESIASLEILDASGLLVRSLVQELLPQGEYRYRWDGRDFRGRAVSSGIYFSRLRLGDRELSRKMLLLK